DNA sequence from the Acidimicrobiales bacterium genome:
CGCCACCTCTCCGAGACGGGGCTGACGGTGCAGGGCGCGGGGGCGGCCGAGTGGCTCGCCATCGCGCAGGCGTTCGCCGGCCCGCCGGGGCTCGGCCGCCAGCCCGGCGCCGTGGGCACGCCGTCGGGCGCACGACACCAGGGCTAGCGGGTTGGACGCGGCTCAGACCGAGGGGGCGGCGGGCTCCGGTTCGCCGGTGACGTCGCCGAGACGGTCCTCGGCGTCGGGTCGTCGGCCGTCGTCGGGTGCCGCGGGGCCGTGCCCCCGCCGGCGTCGGTGCAGGAACGCCATGACGACGAGGCCGGCGGCGAACAGGGCGAGGCCGGCGACCTGGACCAGGACCGACCCGAGGTGGCCGATCTCGCCGAGCCAGAGGCGCTCCTCGAGGAAGCGGGCGAGGCCCCACAACGCCATGGTGGCGGCCAGGACGAACCCGACGGGCCGGTCGCGGTAGTAGCGCTCCACCAGCAGGAGGATCCCGAAGATCACGAAGCTGTCGATGGCCTGGAAGATCGGCACCGGCACGCGCTCGCCGATCTGACCCGCGTACTGCATCCCGAACCATGCATGGGTGGGATGACCGCCGCCGTTCACCATGAGTTGCGGGCCGAGGAGCCGCCCGACGCCCCAGGCGGCCATGAGCACGGGCGCGACGATGTCCAGGCCGCGCATGGCGGTGAGCTCGGGGCAGCGCCTGCGGACGAAGACGAGGCCGGTGGGGACGCCGAACAACAGCCCTCCGAACGACGACAGCCCGCCGTGCCACACCTGCAGGATCTGGCCCGGGTCGGCGGTGTAGGTGGAGAGGTTGGCGAGCACGTGGAGGAGGCGGGCCCCGATGATCGAGGTCGCCACGATCCACAGGAACGCGGCCGTCAGCCATTCGGTGGGGTAGCCGTTGGTCCGCAGCCGCCGCTCGAAGTACCGGTAGGCGAACCAGAAGGTGATCGCCAGCCCGATGCCGTAGGTGTGGACCACGAGGGGCCCGATATGGAAGGAGACGGGGATTGGTTTCACGATGATCCTGGGCGGTCGACCGGGCCCGAGCGTGCCCGCGATCGGGGCCAGCGTAGCGCCGAGCCCGGGCCCGTCCCGATCGCGCCCGGCGCGACTGCCGGCTCCCCCCGCCTGTTCGACGCGTGGGCGGGGTCCCATTAGCGTCGAAGCGCCTCCCGTGGACGGGACCGGCACGACGAGGAGGGTGTGATGGCAGCGCTGCAGGGGAAGGTCGCCGTCGTGACGGGCGGCGCCTCGGGCATCGGGCTGGCGAGCGCCCGGCTGCTCGCGTCCGAGGGCGCCACCGTGGTCGTCGTCGATGCCAACGGCGACGGTGCCGAGAAGGCCGCGGCCGCGCTCGGCGGCATCGCCGTGCGCGCCGACGTCGGGAACGTCGGGGATTGGGCGGCCATCGTCGGCGCGGCGCGCCATCTCGGTGGCCTCGACATCGCCTACCTGAACGCAGGTGTGACCACCGGCGAGGAGGACATCACCAAGCTGACCGACGAGCAGTACCGGCGGATCATGTCGGTGAACGTCGACGGCATCGTGTTCGGCACCCGGGCCGTGGTACCCGAGCTCGTCGCACGCGGTGGCGGCTCGGTGGTGGCGACGTCGTCGCTGGCGGGGATCGTCTCGTTCCCCGGCGACCCGATCTACACCCTGACCAAGCACGCTGTCGTGGGTTTCGTGCGCTCGGTGGCGGCGCGCCTCGCCGAGCAGCACATCACCATCAACGCCATCTGCCCGGGCCTCGTCGACACGCCGCTCATCGACGGCGAGATCCGCGACGTCCTCGCGGAGTCCGGCTTCCCGTTGATCTCGGCGGAGTCCGTGGCCGAGGCCGTGCTCGGGTGCGTGCTGGGCGAGCAGACCGGCCAGGCGGTGGTGGTGCAGCTCGGGCGCGAGCCCGTCGCCTACCGGTTCGGGCGACCCCCGGGCCCTCGGGCGTCCGGCGTGGAGGGCAAGATCCCGCCGGGGTGGTTGGCGGCCCAGGACGGCGGCGCCTCGTCGCCCGCCGGCGACTGACCGTCAGGGGCGACAGCCCGCCGGCGACTGACCGTCAGGGGCGACCGGCGCCCACGAGCCCGGTGGTCCAGATCCCCGTGATCTGCACGAGCGTCCCGGTCTCCATGGCCTGCACCATCCGCCCGGGCCCCACGTACATCGTGACGTGGCCGATGGTCCCGCCCTCGTCGTAGAAGAGCAGGTCGCCGGGCTGCAGGTCCGACAGGGGCACGTGGACCGTCTCGACGTACTGGTCGGCGGCCGAGTGCGACAGCGCGACGCCGGCGCGTCCCCACGCCCACATGGTGAGGCCCGAGCAGTCGAAGGCCGCACCGGGTATGTCGCCGCCCCACACGTACGGCACCCCGATCTGGGACTCGGCGGCGGCCACGGCGCGCCCCCCGGCCCCGTCGGGCGCCGGCGGCGCCGAGGAAAGCCCGTCACCGGCGGCGGCTCGTTGCGCCGCCATGCGCGCCTGGAACGCGGCCGCCTGGGCGGCCGCGGCGGCGGCCTGCTGCTGGGCGACGAGCGTGGCGATCTGGCCCTTCACCTTCGAGAGGGTCGCCTGCTGGTCGGCGAGCGCGCTCTGGGCGCCCTGCCGGGCGGCACGCGTGGCGGTGAGCGCCGCCTGGGCCTGGTCCTGCGTCTGTTGGAGTTGCGCCTGCTGCGCGTTGAGGACGCTCTCGGACTGGTCGAGCCGGTCGATGGCGCCGGCGATGCTCCCGCTGGCGACCTGTTGGTACTCGCGCACCGCCGCCGAGCGCTCCCCTCCGGGGACGAACAGCTGCTCCACGCCGGCGTTCGACCCACCGGTCGTGTAGTCCTCGATGGCCTGCTGGCGCAGGGCGCTCCGGGCCGCGGCCACCTCGGTCCTGGCCCTGGCCACGTCGGCCTGGGTCTGCGAGATCTGCTGGTCCAACTGCTGGACGTGGATCTGGTCCTGGTCGTACTGCTCGGACAGGGCGGCGAGCTGCTCACCCTGCGCCTGGATCTGCGCGGCGATCTGCGCGGCCTGGGCGCGGGCCTGCGACAGCTGGTCGGCGGCAGCAGGTCGTGCGGGGGAGAGCGCCGCTCCGGCGACGACGGACGCCGCCGCGATCGACGCCGCGACGAGACGGCGGGATCGAACAGAGCGCGGCGCCCGCGCGGGCCTCGCATTCGCGTGCTGCTCGCGGCACGTCACAACGACTCGTGTCTAGCAACCGGGCCCACCCGGTTCAAGCATTTCGCCATGCCGGGGCACCTCCCGGGTCGGCCGCGCCCTGCGCGGCGCGGGCCGGTCACGCCCCGGCCCCGGTAGCGTCGGGTGGGTGCACCCGATCGAACGCCTCCGCTACGTGGCCCGCGCCGGATGGGCGCCACCCGCGGTGCTCGCCGCCGAGGCGGCGTGGGCGCTGGGCGACCTCGCCGTGCACGAGGAAGCGGCCGTCCTTCCGGCTTGCCGCCGACTGCTCGACCGCCACCCGGGGTGCGGGCCGCTGTGGTGGGTGGCGGCGCGGATCCTCACTGCCGGCGACGCCGTCGAGGAGGCGGAGCGCTGCGCGCACGAGCTCGAGTCCGACCGCACGCCCGACCGGTTGCACGAAGATCTCGCGGCTGCCGGCAGGGTGGTGCGCCACGGCGGGATGGGTGAGGTAGCGAGCGCCGACGTCGTGCTGGTCGAGGTCGACGCCATCGGCCCCGGCGGCATGGTGGTCGACGCCGACGACACGGGCCTGATCGCCGCCGCGCTCGCCGTGGACGTGCCCGTGTGGGTCGAGGCCGGCGTGGGACGGGTCATGCCCCGTCGACTCTGGGAGGCGCTCGTTCGTCGCGTCGACGGCGCGCCGACGGGCCGGGGCGGCATCGTCGTCGCCCTCGACGGTGTCGACGCCGTGGTCGGGCCCGACGGCTCGCAGGCGGTGCGCGTCGCGCTCGCCTCGACCGACTGCCCCGAGCCGGGCGAGCTCCTGGCGCGCTGGTAGGCGCCGCGGGGGCCCGGCATGGTCGGCGTGGGACCGATCGACGCCGCGGAGGCCCGGCATGGTCGATCGACGCCGGGGCGTCGGCGTGGGACCGATCGACGCCGGGGCGTCGGCGTGGGTATGGTCGGCGGCCATGGGCGAGATGATCGAATTCCCGAGCAACGGATCCCCGGGCCAGGGGTACCTGGCGGTGCCCGCAGCAGGCACCGGGCCGGGCGTGGTCGTGATCCAGGAGTACTGGGGGCTGGTGCCGCACATCAAGGACGTCGCCGATCGCTTCGCCGCCGCGGGGTTCGTGGCGCTGGCGCCCGACCTCTACCGGGGCAAGCAGGCCTCCGAGCCTGACGAAGCCGGCAAGGAGATGATGGCCCTCCAGCTCGACCGGGCCGCCCGGGACATGTCGGGGGCCGTGGACGAGGTGCTGCACCGCTCGTCGGGCAGCGTCGTGGGCGTGGTCGGCTTCTGCATGGGGGGCGGCCTGGCGCTCGTGCTCGCCACCCAGCGGCCCGACGCCGTGGCGGCCTGCGTGCCCTTCTACGGGCTGATCCCGTGGCCCGACGCGCAGCCCGACTTCTCGGCGATGTCGGCCGCCGTCCTGGGGCACATCGCGGGGGCCGACGAGTACTTCCCGCCGGAAGCCGCCGCCGCGTTGCAGGCACAGCTGCGCGGCCTCGGCAAGGAGGCCGACTTCCACGTGTACGAGGGCGCCCATCACGCGTTCTTCAACGACACGCGGCCCGAGGTCTACGACGCCGACGCGGCGGCGACGGCCTGGGCCCGGACGATCGACTTCCTGCGCGCCCGGATCGGGTGACGCCCGCCGACGCGGCGCGGGGCCTGATCGGCCGCTACCTCGAGCTCGGGCTGGGGCTCGGTCGCCACGTCGACGGCCTGGTTGACGCCTACTACGGCCCGCCCGAGCTCGCCGT
Encoded proteins:
- a CDS encoding prolipoprotein diacylglyceryl transferase family protein, whose amino-acid sequence is MKPIPVSFHIGPLVVHTYGIGLAITFWFAYRYFERRLRTNGYPTEWLTAAFLWIVATSIIGARLLHVLANLSTYTADPGQILQVWHGGLSSFGGLLFGVPTGLVFVRRRCPELTAMRGLDIVAPVLMAAWGVGRLLGPQLMVNGGGHPTHAWFGMQYAGQIGERVPVPIFQAIDSFVIFGILLLVERYYRDRPVGFVLAATMALWGLARFLEERLWLGEIGHLGSVLVQVAGLALFAAGLVVMAFLHRRRRGHGPAAPDDGRRPDAEDRLGDVTGEPEPAAPSV
- a CDS encoding SDR family NAD(P)-dependent oxidoreductase; the encoded protein is MAALQGKVAVVTGGASGIGLASARLLASEGATVVVVDANGDGAEKAAAALGGIAVRADVGNVGDWAAIVGAARHLGGLDIAYLNAGVTTGEEDITKLTDEQYRRIMSVNVDGIVFGTRAVVPELVARGGGSVVATSSLAGIVSFPGDPIYTLTKHAVVGFVRSVAARLAEQHITINAICPGLVDTPLIDGEIRDVLAESGFPLISAESVAEAVLGCVLGEQTGQAVVVQLGREPVAYRFGRPPGPRASGVEGKIPPGWLAAQDGGASSPAGD
- a CDS encoding NlpC/P60 family protein; protein product: MTCREQHANARPARAPRSVRSRRLVAASIAAASVVAGAALSPARPAAADQLSQARAQAAQIAAQIQAQGEQLAALSEQYDQDQIHVQQLDQQISQTQADVARARTEVAAARSALRQQAIEDYTTGGSNAGVEQLFVPGGERSAAVREYQQVASGSIAGAIDRLDQSESVLNAQQAQLQQTQDQAQAALTATRAARQGAQSALADQQATLSKVKGQIATLVAQQQAAAAAAQAAAFQARMAAQRAAAGDGLSSAPPAPDGAGGRAVAAAESQIGVPYVWGGDIPGAAFDCSGLTMWAWGRAGVALSHSAADQYVETVHVPLSDLQPGDLLFYDEGGTIGHVTMYVGPGRMVQAMETGTLVQITGIWTTGLVGAGRP
- a CDS encoding dienelactone hydrolase family protein → MVDRRRGVGVGPIDAGASAWVWSAAMGEMIEFPSNGSPGQGYLAVPAAGTGPGVVVIQEYWGLVPHIKDVADRFAAAGFVALAPDLYRGKQASEPDEAGKEMMALQLDRAARDMSGAVDEVLHRSSGSVVGVVGFCMGGGLALVLATQRPDAVAACVPFYGLIPWPDAQPDFSAMSAAVLGHIAGADEYFPPEAAAALQAQLRGLGKEADFHVYEGAHHAFFNDTRPEVYDADAAATAWARTIDFLRARIG